The genomic window TCTGTCTTTAATCTCGGAAGTACCACCTGAGTTTCCGGGTCCCCGAACCGGCAGTTGTACTCCAGTACTCTGGGCCCTTTTTTTGTGAGCATGAGGCCTGTATAAAGCACTCCTTTAAAAGGTATGCCTTCGGCCGCCATAGCCTCAACGGTTTTCTGGATAATCTCCTTTTCCACCACTTCGGCCAGTTCCATGCTGTAAGCCGGTGCCGGGGAAATGGCCCCCATACCTCCGGTATTAGGCCCCTCATCGTTATCAAAGACTCGCTTGTGGTCGCGGCTTGATACCATGGGTACGGCAATCTTTCCATCACAAAAGGATAAGACAGTAACTTCGGGTCCTTCCAGATACTCTTCGATAACCACCCTTGCTCCTGCTTTGCCGAAAATCCTTTGTTCCATTATGGATTTTACTGCCGATACGGCTGCATCCTTATCTTTTGCCACCACAACACCCTTGCCGGCCGCCAGTCCTTCAGCCTTGACCACCATGGGAGCGTCTATGCTATCTATATAATTTATGGCATCTATAGAATTGTCAAATACCCTGAAAGCAGCGGTGGGAATATTATATTTTTCCATGAGGTTTTTGGCAAAAACCTTGCTGCCCTCTATTTGGGACGCTGCTTTATTTGGACCAAAGGCCTTCAGCCCCCTAGCTTCAAATTCATCCACTATACCTTCTACCAGAGGAGCTTCGGGACCTACCACCGTCAGGTCAATGCTCTTTTTTTCCGCAAAATCAGCCAGGGCTTTAATGTCTTCTGCAGATATATCCACACACCGGGCTATTTTTTTAATACCTGCATTGCCCGGGGTGCAGAAAATCTCCTCTACCCTGGGGCTTTGGGCTATCTTCCACACCAGTGCATGTTCCCGGCCTCC from Biomaibacter acetigenes includes these protein-coding regions:
- the purD gene encoding phosphoribosylamine--glycine ligase — protein: MKVMVVGGGGREHALVWKIAQSPRVEEIFCTPGNAGIKKIARCVDISAEDIKALADFAEKKSIDLTVVGPEAPLVEGIVDEFEARGLKAFGPNKAASQIEGSKVFAKNLMEKYNIPTAAFRVFDNSIDAINYIDSIDAPMVVKAEGLAAGKGVVVAKDKDAAVSAVKSIMEQRIFGKAGARVVIEEYLEGPEVTVLSFCDGKIAVPMVSSRDHKRVFDNDEGPNTGGMGAISPAPAYSMELAEVVEKEIIQKTVEAMAAEGIPFKGVLYTGLMLTKKGPRVLEYNCRFGDPETQVVLPRLKTDLIDIMEACIDGNLEKVMIEWKEEKAVCVVLASGGYPGPYEKGKVIEGLSEAEAEGALVFHAGTAEKNGKIITAGGRVLGVTALGDTEDKARQEAYNAISKISFEDMHYRKDIGKIQ